DNA sequence from the Epinephelus fuscoguttatus linkage group LG2, E.fuscoguttatus.final_Chr_v1 genome:
TCGACCAAGATGTTACACCAGGCAACcgaaaatacaacaaaacaaacagttatagctgctgcgcagcgatgggtcgggtccgggcattttcaggcaattctgagcaacaagcagaagaattggaagacatttagcaacacaatctgccttttgcatcagctgaggcttgaactcacaacctctgagactaagaatcaatttctatctcactgagctaattaatcagtgacagttcatgtgtagcttcacaaattgactaagccagacgtgcaggtttagcagccgtccctgcatggaaaagcagatttcaaaccactgtaaaaaattcagttattaagacaaaaatctgaaaatacacatattgcatctagacagcatggagatgttggtaatttgtttgtaacaatgattgatttgctccataagtgaaaaactgatgtttaaaattgtcatttttacattgactccaattgttcacattagagcaaaattcaaaatgctgtcaaaaattaagtttttgagataaaattctgacatttgccacacatcatctaccatgactctagaattttgtcatttttttcatgaacattgaagatttatttagcaagaatttgcatgtatatgtttacagtaccgtttacagtcaaacattttgatgcactgtaggctcaatttttgataaatcaaaaatctgtatggatcgtttgtgtaggacagtctgaagatgctctgtagcaagtttggtgtcaattgagcaaaaattgtgggaggagataggtttaagaagttttacagtttttgaaaaaaacatagtgatgaacttcataattttaataggtttaaatgtacaaaagtttcgtcagtattggggctacagtttgatgaaagttgtgaagttgtagcacgtatggttgatttgttgtgaattttcaaactttagacgcttgctgtagcgccaccatcaggattattggcttgagtttacagctgaggatatctggcatgagactggacctttgtgcaaagtttggtgagtttccacccatgggaagtatgatttcctcggaagaagaaagaagaagaagaagaatacctaggattacaatagtgtcccggcagcttagctgcccggaccctaaaaataaatgaaaagacactaaataaaaaaaaaacaagacaaacattTTTCCCATTGTGACCTCTCTTGTGAGATTTCTTCCTCCTGGTGAATATTTTCTATATGACGTGGGTGTGAACTGGTTCACAGGTTTCTTCCTGACCAGCTGAAATCTTGGGAATCAGTACCACCACAAAGGGGGTGTGCACTCATCtccccccaaaatctacacccATGACTGCTCACAGCTCAGTCAGCCTGTGATAAAGGGGAAGTAGACGGACGCTGTTTTGTATGAAGAGAACATAAATGAAAAAGGTTGGAAGTCACAGCCTGAAATGATCAACATTCTTATAAGTGATCATATTTATTTTAGGGCTGTCAATCAATTAAAATCCCAAGTAAATGCATGATTTGTCATAGTTAACTTGCAATCAAATGACTCAAACTAAATGTACCttaaatgggattttttttcaagtttttaatACTCTTATCAACATGGGAGTGGCAAATACGTTTGTTTTattcaaatgtatgtttatttttattgcaacaaTCCAAATCAATAACAAACACTGTCCAGAATATTCTCCAGAATCACCCAAAGGTTCAAAAACTATGCTGAAAGCAGACCATCAAGCATCAACAAGCAACAACAGACTAACATACTGACCTGAATATAACACTGAAAAGCATATTCTGTGGCTTATCCTGATTAAAGATATGTTTCTATAAATAATGTGTTGCATTTTGATGGAGGTAGAAATCTATAAACAGAAACTGTCTGTGTGGCTACATTCAACTAaaggtgattaaaaaaaatatgcattttataATTTGGGTAAGTTAGTCCTTCCTTCTGCATTTTGCTGGGGACCCTTTAAAGGatcagtgtgtaaaatttagggTGGTTTAgcggcatctagcagtgaggatcaCAGACTCCAACCAGCTGAAGCTCATTGTTGTTCattgtttcattgttttttactgGAAGCTGAATtctccacagaggtctcctcctctccaaaacaaacggaccaggtgatttaaacttcaaatgagctgttttatgttacaaaccagtgtttctccaatgctatttggcatgtcagagacatGCCTGTaagagactgtatataaagatggacaatgcGTCTCCACTTACCCTGACTGTACAGAAGTGAAGCTGAGGTGATCTCTGCAGCTCAGTCTGAAGTGGTTGAATACCCGTGCTTGGGCTGTGACTTCTggagtcacacacagacaaaaaaaaaaaaagagccgtcctttcacatcggctTGATGATGTGACGAGGTcaaagtgagaatgtgctgaTGTCTGTGGCAGCAAGTTTCACACCTCATGTGGTAAAATCTTTGTTTTATAGaattaaataactaattaaaaccagatttatcagaaaaacaaacacttgaacaaacagcagcataCTAAAACTACCATAAATGTCAGAAACCATGTTTGGGAGAAATGTATATGATGTATAGAtctactttgagtttttagtttggcccgtGTCCCATCTACTTATATGGAGAGCACAggctttatgacctatactgcagccagccaccagggggcaaccAAGATGTTTCAGCTTCACTTTTGAGGAGCTGTCAAGTCGTCCATCTTCAGACAGTCTATGGTCAGAGACGAGTTGCCAGCCCTGCACCTGCtgtgtgttcaccttttttctctgataacttaagatccagatgttcaggaggttttaatcAGGAGCTGAATCATCTGAAGAGGTCTCAccctccccaaaacaaacggaccagagatctcatttataaaacaatgcattGGCTCCATACTTACAATGTatgtaaagacaaaagacaaaaatggcaTGGCTGAAAAATGTCTGACAGTTCCTACACTCAGGCTTctacctcaccatctgtgtcgccaatttcccatctccaaaatgtttgtaagcgtgggtcaaagtttctcccatcaagtctgtttttatagatcacaacttctgcgtgggaagtggcgtacgcctctttcaggcctagttttgtgcatatgcaatgtttataaatgagaccctggtgattaaaactggtaaaaacactggataaaacagtttcacgtaaaaaaaaaaaacaactgtcattTCGGAGGGTCTGCCAAACACGAATGGCCCCATCCAAAgccagctcattctgaggtaacacaaacacaatgattcttattttcaggtgattataaactataGAAAACATACgtattttattatattccatttctgacaGTATATCCACCAAAATATGACACACTGAGTCTTTATATTCCAACATGAGATCcacaggtcaaacaaacagacatgcgACATGCTTCCCCGTGCTCGTTGACTATATCCAGACCTCAGCACTCCTCTGTTTGGACTCTCTGATGGCCTTCTTACTCTTCAGAGGCTGCCTCTCTCCTTTATGTGAGTCCTGTCTCTTTGGTTGCTCTGTTCTGGTCCCTCTGACCTCCTCAGGCCCCCTCATCCTGCTGCAGTTGACAGCACAGGTCCAGTCAGGCTGGTGACCCACCACCAGGTCCAGAGTGGGCAGGGAGGTGGTGCTGGTCACATCTCTGAAGCCTAAAGAGGATGTGAGAGAGGGGCTGTCTGGAGGGAAGGTTTCATACCCCCCCCTCATTCCTGGACAACCTCTCCAGGACGCCCTCTCCCTGAGCCTCACTACCTGACGGATCTTCTTCCAGCCCAGGTGGTTGAGCTCCAGCAGGTTGAGGAGGATACAGAAGACCCCGACGCAAAACATGAAGAGCAAGAAGATGGTCTTCTCCGTGGGCCTGGAGACGTAGCAGTCCACCGGCTGGCTGCAGGGAGCCGAGGTACAGAGGAAACGGACGGGCACCTGGAAGCCAAACAGCTTCCACTGGGCCAGGACGAAGCCCACCTCCAGGACAGCCCGTAAACACACATGGAAGACGTAACATTTCGACAGAACGCCTCCAGAGACCACATGACCCTCTGCCGTCCCCTTCTTGAGGGTGCAATCTCGGGCATGGCTCAAGGACACCATGTTGTTGGGGGCTGCCCTCTGGAGGCTCTGGATGTTGATGCCCTCCAGCACATCCGCCAGGCTGTGACCGAGATGCTTATG
Encoded proteins:
- the gjd6 gene encoding gap junction protein delta 6, whose protein sequence is MTEWTLLKRLLDAVHQHSTMIGRLWLTVMVIFRLLIVAVATEDVYTDEQEMFVCNTLQPGCSTVCYDAFAPISQPRFWVFHIISVSTPSLCFIIYTWHNLSKLPHNTTQRQGQGLGDIPDVGQGGGREVYDRSCDSDSCSIRSHKHLGHSLADVLEGINIQSLQRAAPNNMVSLSHARDCTLKKGTAEGHVVSGGVLSKCYVFHVCLRAVLEVGFVLAQWKLFGFQVPVRFLCTSAPCSQPVDCYVSRPTEKTIFLLFMFCVGVFCILLNLLELNHLGWKKIRQVVRLRERASWRGCPGMRGGYETFPPDSPSLTSSLGFRDVTSTTSLPTLDLVVGHQPDWTCAVNCSRMRGPEEVRGTRTEQPKRQDSHKGERQPLKSKKAIRESKQRSAEVWI